From Synoicihabitans lomoniglobus, the proteins below share one genomic window:
- a CDS encoding GumC family protein — protein MNPAEKESGPSSGSQSEYGYGGYGGYGDSEGAAHRSFNDYLLILRERIWYIIVVFLVVFSSALVYTTNATRIYQSTATVQLLRDDPTVLQTQAVVDNQIRGAEDLNTQVKLLESANLINTVAERLTGDDLRQFLAPYQNGGENDPVSPHGILAGNRSIVPQRLSLVIAIQYRHPDRFIAAKVANYFVDEFINYNNRQRRDESFKAVDDLKVRAESQRQKVDELARELQDYREKNNMVSLDQRRDIVTDRLKALGMNLTQVSTALKEIEVRWNQLKQRNGDLVAISDLPFVAADPHIGSLKQQISAEKIAIAELQERYREKHPRMVEARRKLEQTERELSGAIRGVMNQISAQYEAARESLTEARNALSTQESESLALSRAAVAYDAKEREYIINKELHDHIVSRMRETSLGTSMDNQNARKIDLAQPSGEGGYISPNVMMNLGLGLVGGVGLGLAFAFFVAFIDDRVKSSFDIESVIGLPLIGIIPQIKKMDPVEKAQVVANNTDRQVAEAFLTLHSALRLKEESKNAKCILTTSTIPGEGKSFTTTNLALTFAAHGEKVVVVDCDLRKPNIHKTLQLENVKGVIDVIGGTSSLDEVVIKDVFPNMDVITTGGRAKNPTHVLNSRSFEQLIADLRKRYDRVFIDTPPLAAVSDAMIILPLVDGSLFTIFFNKVRRKAAQFAAKKLLESNVPVLGSVLNGLNLAVSGYYYAQYYDKSYKDYYVVVSKNEEGEER, from the coding sequence ATGAATCCTGCTGAAAAAGAATCCGGCCCATCATCGGGCTCACAATCGGAATACGGCTATGGCGGCTATGGCGGCTATGGCGACTCTGAAGGCGCGGCGCATCGGAGCTTCAATGACTACCTGCTCATTCTGCGGGAAAGAATTTGGTATATCATTGTCGTTTTCCTTGTCGTGTTTTCGTCGGCGTTGGTCTATACGACCAATGCGACTCGCATCTACCAATCCACGGCGACGGTGCAGTTGCTGCGGGATGACCCAACGGTTTTGCAAACACAGGCCGTGGTCGATAATCAGATTCGAGGTGCCGAAGACTTGAACACTCAAGTTAAGCTGCTGGAAAGTGCGAATCTGATCAACACGGTGGCAGAGCGTTTGACCGGCGATGACCTCCGCCAGTTTTTGGCTCCTTATCAGAATGGAGGTGAAAATGACCCCGTTTCACCACATGGCATTTTAGCGGGGAATAGGTCGATTGTTCCTCAGCGACTCAGCCTAGTTATAGCAATCCAGTATCGCCATCCAGATCGATTTATCGCCGCGAAAGTCGCGAATTATTTTGTGGATGAATTTATCAACTACAACAACCGCCAACGTCGCGATGAGTCGTTTAAAGCGGTCGACGATCTTAAGGTGCGCGCCGAATCACAGCGTCAGAAGGTAGACGAACTAGCACGTGAACTACAGGACTACCGAGAGAAGAATAACATGGTTTCCTTGGATCAGCGACGAGACATCGTGACCGACCGACTGAAAGCGCTGGGAATGAACCTTACTCAAGTTTCGACGGCGTTGAAGGAAATTGAAGTTCGATGGAATCAGCTCAAGCAACGGAATGGCGATTTGGTTGCGATTTCGGACCTTCCTTTCGTCGCAGCTGATCCCCACATTGGCTCACTGAAACAGCAAATTTCTGCGGAGAAAATTGCGATTGCCGAGTTACAGGAGCGCTACCGCGAAAAACATCCGCGCATGGTTGAGGCACGGCGCAAGCTTGAACAGACCGAACGCGAACTGTCGGGCGCCATTAGGGGAGTGATGAATCAGATTTCCGCACAATACGAAGCCGCCCGTGAGAGCCTGACAGAGGCGAGGAATGCACTGAGCACCCAGGAGAGTGAATCGTTGGCCTTGAGCCGTGCAGCCGTTGCGTATGATGCAAAAGAGCGAGAATACATCATTAACAAGGAACTCCACGATCATATCGTGTCCCGTATGCGGGAAACATCTTTGGGGACGTCCATGGACAACCAAAATGCGCGAAAGATTGATTTAGCGCAGCCTTCAGGCGAGGGCGGGTATATTTCACCGAACGTCATGATGAACTTGGGGTTGGGTTTAGTCGGCGGCGTGGGTCTTGGTTTGGCCTTCGCCTTCTTTGTCGCGTTCATCGATGATCGGGTTAAAAGCTCGTTCGATATCGAATCCGTTATTGGTCTGCCACTGATCGGAATTATTCCGCAGATCAAAAAGATGGATCCGGTCGAGAAGGCCCAAGTAGTCGCGAACAACACGGACCGTCAGGTGGCTGAAGCATTTTTGACGCTGCACTCGGCTCTTCGCCTGAAGGAAGAGTCCAAAAATGCGAAATGTATTCTGACTACCAGCACGATTCCGGGTGAAGGAAAATCCTTCACGACGACCAACTTGGCGCTCACTTTTGCGGCGCACGGTGAAAAGGTGGTCGTGGTGGACTGCGATCTGCGTAAACCGAACATTCACAAAACCCTGCAGCTAGAGAACGTGAAAGGCGTGATCGACGTCATTGGCGGGACCTCCTCGTTAGACGAAGTTGTGATCAAGGACGTATTTCCGAATATGGACGTGATTACGACCGGCGGTCGGGCAAAAAATCCCACGCATGTGCTAAATAGCCGCAGTTTCGAGCAATTGATAGCCGATCTGCGCAAGCGCTACGATCGCGTGTTCATCGACACGCCTCCTTTGGCCGCAGTGAGTGATGCGATGATCATTCTGCCGCTAGTGGATGGCTCGCTATTCACGATTTTCTTCAACAAAGTGCGTCGCAAAGCCGCGCAATTCGCCGCGAAGAAGCTCCTTGAAAGCAATGTTCCTGTGTTGGGTTCTGTGCTAAACGGCTTGAATTTGGCCGTGTCCGGTTACTACTACGCCCAGTATTACGATAAGTCCTACAAGGACTACTACGTCGTAGTGTCGAAAAACGAAGAGGGAGAAGAGCGTTAA
- the rpsR gene encoding 30S ribosomal protein S18 has product MSTSEETQQSITPAEIPFTTPQELKQYTTDTGKILPRKYTHLSAKEQRRITKTVKRARNLLFAQ; this is encoded by the coding sequence ATGAGCACTTCCGAAGAAACCCAACAAAGCATCACGCCGGCGGAGATTCCGTTCACCACACCGCAGGAGCTGAAGCAATACACGACCGACACCGGTAAAATTTTGCCGCGTAAATACACGCACCTCTCCGCTAAAGAGCAGCGTCGTATCACCAAGACGGTCAAGCGTGCGCGCAACTTGCTCTTCGCGCAATAA
- the msrA gene encoding peptide-methionine (S)-S-oxide reductase MsrA, whose protein sequence is MKRLIAVFLCAAGISVSQGAEPQKATLGAGCFWCVEAIYEQLPGVLNVVSGYAGGPEVNPTYKQVSYGQTGHAEVVQITFDPDQTSYRDLIDYFWKTHDVTDPRGVWPDFGPQYRSIILAHNDEQLEIAKASRGAARARFDKRIVTEIVMLDTFYPAEDYHQDFVRLNPNHSYVRSIAYKKLDKLGLKYP, encoded by the coding sequence ATGAAACGACTGATTGCTGTTTTCCTGTGCGCCGCCGGAATTTCTGTTTCGCAAGGGGCCGAGCCACAAAAGGCCACACTGGGCGCGGGGTGTTTCTGGTGCGTGGAAGCGATTTATGAGCAACTCCCGGGGGTTTTGAACGTGGTTTCCGGCTATGCCGGCGGTCCGGAGGTAAATCCCACCTACAAACAAGTCAGTTACGGGCAAACCGGACACGCTGAGGTGGTGCAGATCACGTTCGACCCCGACCAAACGAGCTATCGTGACTTGATCGATTACTTTTGGAAAACTCATGACGTCACCGATCCTCGTGGTGTTTGGCCCGACTTTGGCCCTCAATACCGCAGCATCATTCTCGCCCACAACGACGAACAGCTTGAGATTGCCAAGGCCTCGCGTGGCGCCGCACGGGCCCGGTTCGATAAACGAATCGTGACCGAGATCGTGATGCTCGACACGTTTTACCCCGCCGAGGACTACCATCAGGATTTTGTGAGACTGAATCCGAACCATTCCTACGTCCGAAGTATCGCTTATAAAAAGCTCGATAAACTGGGACTTAAATACCCGTGA
- a CDS encoding DUF6265 family protein, producing the protein MNRIRICIGLGLLLASGFVVRSEPVPEPSVFHLGEGQSSPSATVEDVAWLEGRRVGAGFGGEIEEMWSSPSGGGMAGLVRLEHNGVVTLYETCVILEVEGTLELRLKHLGPDLGIWDDGNDSLTFRLVKVEPNAVHFEGLSYVRSADGSVATHLQVKRRDSSHRIDVMVLKPVPLVEGGSR; encoded by the coding sequence GTGAATCGAATCCGTATCTGCATCGGACTCGGGTTGCTGTTGGCGAGTGGCTTCGTTGTTCGTTCAGAACCGGTTCCGGAGCCAAGCGTTTTCCATCTCGGAGAAGGGCAGTCCAGTCCATCCGCGACCGTCGAGGATGTGGCGTGGCTCGAAGGGCGTCGGGTCGGCGCGGGATTTGGTGGAGAAATTGAGGAGATGTGGAGCTCCCCGTCGGGCGGCGGTATGGCTGGACTCGTGCGTCTCGAGCACAACGGGGTGGTCACGCTGTATGAGACCTGCGTGATTTTGGAAGTCGAGGGCACGCTGGAGTTGCGGCTCAAGCACCTCGGTCCGGATCTTGGGATCTGGGACGACGGCAACGATTCCCTCACGTTTCGGTTGGTCAAAGTGGAACCCAACGCGGTCCACTTCGAAGGGTTGTCCTACGTGCGGTCAGCCGATGGCAGTGTGGCCACTCACCTGCAGGTCAAGCGCCGCGATAGTTCGCACCGGATCGATGTCATGGTGCTCAAGCCGGTTCCGCTGGTTGAAGGCGGGAGTCGTTGA
- a CDS encoding Gfo/Idh/MocA family protein encodes MSSPLDLSAVSRRAFLRTASFTAAALSLPRGLLAVTGSDRKLGVVLVGLGNYATHQLGPALRETQHCRLVGVVTGDAAKGAQWARDYGFPASSIYDYDTMDRMADNPDIDIVYAVTPNALHAEHCIKAAQAGKHVVSEKPFTVSVAEADQVIAACQKQDVKLSLGYRLHFDPYHAELRRLAASEEFGPFARMDGNFSFVMRNPQWRAEHGLAGGGPLMDLGVYIIQAALMAAGEQPPVAVTAKSLHKSRPEFFKDVEETLEWTMEFPRGERCRGYTSYNDNGNQFRAEAAKGWYQVGPAFGYRGLKASTSARGELSFPPFNQQAAQMDDFALCVKENRESKVNGEMGRRDMCIIEAIYRAMASGRRELVRYA; translated from the coding sequence ATGTCATCGCCCCTGGATTTATCTGCCGTCTCACGCCGCGCCTTTCTTCGCACCGCTTCCTTTACGGCGGCCGCACTCAGTCTCCCTCGCGGACTCCTGGCAGTCACAGGCTCCGACCGCAAACTCGGGGTCGTGCTGGTGGGGCTGGGCAACTACGCAACTCACCAGCTCGGACCGGCGCTCCGCGAAACGCAGCATTGTCGACTTGTAGGCGTGGTCACCGGCGATGCCGCCAAAGGGGCTCAGTGGGCGCGAGACTATGGTTTCCCCGCATCGTCGATCTACGATTACGACACGATGGATCGCATGGCCGATAATCCGGACATAGATATCGTTTACGCGGTCACGCCCAACGCCCTGCATGCGGAACACTGCATCAAAGCCGCGCAGGCGGGAAAACACGTGGTGAGCGAGAAACCGTTCACCGTCTCCGTCGCCGAAGCGGACCAAGTGATCGCAGCGTGTCAAAAACAGGACGTGAAACTGTCTTTGGGGTATCGGCTCCACTTCGATCCGTATCACGCGGAGCTGCGGCGCTTGGCGGCATCGGAGGAGTTTGGCCCCTTTGCCCGGATGGATGGCAACTTCAGCTTTGTGATGCGTAATCCGCAGTGGCGGGCCGAACACGGGCTGGCCGGGGGCGGTCCGCTCATGGACCTGGGCGTTTACATCATCCAAGCCGCTCTCATGGCCGCAGGTGAGCAACCGCCGGTGGCCGTTACCGCGAAATCGCTCCATAAGTCGCGGCCGGAGTTTTTCAAGGACGTCGAGGAAACGCTCGAATGGACTATGGAGTTTCCACGCGGCGAACGGTGCCGCGGCTACACGAGTTACAATGACAACGGCAACCAGTTCCGCGCCGAAGCCGCGAAGGGATGGTATCAAGTCGGCCCCGCGTTTGGTTACCGCGGTTTGAAAGCGTCGACGAGTGCGCGTGGCGAGCTGAGCTTTCCCCCGTTCAATCAGCAGGCCGCGCAGATGGATGACTTCGCGCTATGCGTGAAAGAAAATCGCGAATCGAAAGTGAACGGTGAGATGGGGCGCCGTGACATGTGCATCATTGAGGCAATTTATCGAGCGATGGCCAGCGGTCGCCGTGAGCTGGTGCGTTATGCCTGA
- a CDS encoding TraB/GumN family protein translates to MKSIILSVLCCTLVTTLVADSPVWKATQGPHTVYLGGTMHLLRKRDLPLPDVYDQAYAAADAVYFETDLAVLESEKFQRAMLHYLTYHDGKTLDDVLQPDTINALKKYLEFRGLPYESFKTFKVGLLNITLAMLEYGRIGVNEPGVDQRYHDRAIADGKKLGFLETPEEQLRFLLELGKGQEDELLLYTLDDMDELRKTTRVLIKAWREGDLALMNRELIGPMKTEFPDTYAMMLANRNAAWLPRIDEMIKSPEVELLLVGALHLGGADGLIAGLKAKGYTLSEVH, encoded by the coding sequence ATGAAATCCATTATACTTTCCGTCTTGTGCTGCACCCTAGTCACGACGCTTGTCGCTGACTCTCCAGTTTGGAAAGCCACGCAGGGACCCCATACCGTTTATCTCGGCGGCACGATGCACTTGCTGCGCAAACGTGATCTCCCGTTGCCCGATGTCTACGATCAGGCCTACGCCGCAGCCGATGCGGTTTACTTCGAAACCGACCTGGCAGTCCTCGAATCGGAAAAATTCCAACGGGCCATGCTGCACTACCTGACCTACCACGACGGGAAGACGTTGGATGACGTGCTGCAACCCGACACCATCAACGCCCTGAAGAAGTATTTGGAATTTCGGGGACTGCCTTACGAGAGTTTCAAAACGTTCAAGGTCGGTCTGCTCAACATCACCTTGGCCATGCTCGAATACGGTCGCATCGGGGTGAATGAACCCGGGGTCGACCAACGTTACCACGACCGGGCGATAGCTGACGGGAAAAAACTGGGCTTCTTGGAAACGCCTGAAGAACAACTCCGGTTCCTTCTGGAGCTCGGCAAAGGGCAGGAGGATGAGCTGCTGCTCTACACCCTCGACGATATGGATGAACTGCGCAAAACCACGCGCGTTTTGATCAAAGCGTGGCGCGAGGGAGATCTGGCATTAATGAATCGGGAGCTCATCGGACCGATGAAGACGGAGTTCCCGGACACCTACGCCATGATGCTCGCCAATCGCAATGCGGCGTGGCTGCCCCGAATCGACGAAATGATCAAAAGCCCCGAAGTTGAACTACTGCTGGTGGGCGCGCTGCATCTGGGAGGGGCTGACGGTCTCATCGCCGGGCTGAAGGCCAAAGGCTACACCCTGAGCGAAGTCCACTAA
- a CDS encoding flavodoxin family protein: MGKVLVLYFTASGNTAKMATEVAAGAARIPQTEVRTVNVADATLEDVKWCDGIALGAPTNMGTVPWEMKKFWDVTVQPAWAEIDGKLGCAFATQGGWSGGAELTCQTLNTILMNYGFLVFGVTDYVAQGFTLHYGATVAGEPRSESEIEACRRLGQRLAEWVAVFIDGRPEEHPLKSSRPRFPWPR; the protein is encoded by the coding sequence ATGGGAAAAGTCCTCGTCCTTTATTTTACCGCCAGCGGTAACACCGCCAAAATGGCCACGGAAGTTGCCGCCGGTGCGGCGCGCATTCCGCAAACCGAGGTGCGCACGGTCAATGTCGCCGATGCCACGTTGGAGGATGTAAAATGGTGTGATGGCATCGCGTTGGGGGCGCCGACCAACATGGGCACGGTGCCGTGGGAGATGAAAAAATTCTGGGACGTGACGGTGCAGCCCGCGTGGGCGGAGATTGACGGCAAACTGGGCTGCGCCTTCGCGACGCAGGGCGGTTGGAGTGGGGGTGCCGAGCTGACCTGCCAGACGCTCAACACCATACTCATGAACTACGGGTTCCTGGTGTTTGGCGTGACCGACTACGTGGCGCAGGGCTTCACCCTCCATTACGGTGCCACCGTGGCGGGCGAACCGCGTTCGGAGTCCGAAATCGAAGCCTGTCGCCGCCTCGGGCAACGGTTGGCCGAGTGGGTCGCCGTATTCATCGACGGTCGCCCGGAAGAGCACCCGCTCAAATCGAGTCGCCCGCGCTTTCCCTGGCCGCGGTGA
- a CDS encoding MFS transporter — translation MPQTPEAPSKDGRLSFSENVGFGLGDMASNFFFQTFGIFLLYYYTDVFGIAPAAASTMFFVTRLVDAFTDPAMGAIADRTNTRWGKYRPYLLWMALPYGICGYLIFANPDFDDAGKLVYAYITYSLMMLAYTAINVPYCSLMGVLSPSSNARRVASNFRFVGAFGGGFLISLFVRPLVEKLGAGNEIQGFQYTMALFAVLSVALFLVTFATTRERVQPPPGQKHNLGEELSELIQNKPWVILFYGAVCSTTFYVMRDSVTFHYFKYVVGISDEKVFWVFDQASLFLASGKLCNVAGILCVGFFLRNFDKKPLAVMMCVGTALSIFSFYFIPADSFALMVVVNAAGTFMFGPTAAIIWSMYGDVAAYGEYKFGRRSTGLIHSASLFSLKTGSMIAGSLAGGLMAYFGFVANETQTERSIFGITLMFSVIPAIFALGKALAIWVYPLDAKKMAEIETALAERRTATE, via the coding sequence ATGCCCCAAACCCCTGAAGCCCCATCCAAGGATGGGCGTCTGTCATTTTCGGAGAACGTTGGCTTCGGCCTTGGCGACATGGCGTCGAACTTCTTTTTCCAGACGTTCGGAATCTTTCTCCTCTACTATTACACGGATGTGTTCGGCATCGCCCCGGCGGCGGCCTCGACCATGTTCTTTGTCACGCGCTTGGTCGATGCGTTCACCGACCCGGCCATGGGGGCCATCGCCGACCGCACCAACACGCGTTGGGGAAAATACCGTCCCTACCTGTTGTGGATGGCATTGCCGTATGGTATCTGCGGATACCTTATTTTCGCCAACCCGGATTTCGATGATGCGGGCAAGCTCGTCTACGCCTACATCACGTATTCGCTGATGATGTTGGCCTATACGGCGATCAATGTGCCGTATTGTTCGCTCATGGGCGTGCTCAGCCCGTCATCCAACGCCCGGCGGGTCGCATCAAATTTTCGGTTTGTCGGTGCGTTCGGCGGGGGATTTTTGATATCCCTCTTTGTGCGGCCGTTGGTGGAAAAACTGGGAGCCGGTAACGAAATTCAAGGGTTCCAATACACCATGGCTCTGTTTGCGGTGCTTTCGGTGGCGCTGTTCCTGGTCACCTTCGCCACCACGCGGGAGCGCGTGCAGCCGCCGCCGGGGCAAAAACACAACTTGGGTGAGGAGTTGAGTGAGCTCATTCAAAACAAGCCCTGGGTCATCCTGTTTTACGGGGCGGTGTGTTCGACAACGTTTTACGTTATGCGCGATTCCGTGACCTTCCACTACTTTAAATATGTCGTGGGGATATCCGACGAGAAGGTCTTCTGGGTATTTGACCAAGCCTCCCTGTTTCTGGCTTCGGGCAAGCTCTGCAACGTGGCCGGAATTTTGTGCGTCGGATTCTTCCTCCGCAATTTCGATAAAAAACCCCTGGCGGTGATGATGTGCGTGGGCACGGCGCTGAGTATTTTTTCCTTCTACTTCATACCGGCGGACAGTTTTGCACTGATGGTCGTCGTGAACGCGGCGGGCACGTTCATGTTTGGCCCCACGGCCGCCATAATCTGGTCCATGTATGGGGATGTTGCAGCCTACGGTGAATACAAGTTCGGCCGTCGTTCAACGGGACTCATTCACTCGGCCTCGCTCTTTTCCCTCAAGACGGGCAGCATGATCGCCGGTTCTCTGGCGGGCGGGTTGATGGCATACTTCGGCTTCGTCGCCAATGAGACCCAGACCGAGCGATCCATCTTCGGAATCACGCTGATGTTCTCCGTCATCCCGGCGATTTTTGCTCTGGGCAAAGCGTTGGCCATCTGGGTCTACCCGCTCGACGCCAAAAAGATGGCGGAAATCGAAACCGCCCTCGCCGAGCGCCGCACTGCGACCGAATGA